From Halanaeroarchaeum sulfurireducens, a single genomic window includes:
- a CDS encoding heme ABC transporter ATP-binding protein, whose translation MGGDHGPAEGPVPGTVHAEDVSVDLGGQRVLDDASLTADEGEFVGLIGPNGSGKTTLLRTMAGVLETDAGQVRVGGADVSERSARAVSRRVAVVPQDTHLAFEFDVRSVVAMGRTPYRSRVAFGPRPDEARIDHALERARVDHLADRSVDEVSGGERQRVLLARALAQDTPVLLLDEPTASLDINHQVRTLEIVRSLVDDGKTVVAAIHDLNLAAHYCDSLALLGDGSVLAEGSPTEVLTESTLEAAFGTRAVVTSHPVTGSVYVMALPDGTTDRTRAHVHVIGGGATGARLLYLLSAAGFEVTTGALNEGDSDLETARHLGIEAITLPPGATVDESTAAAVRDRVREAAVTVVADVEIGVGNLPNLEAASAAEHLVLVEKRPFEERNFVGPEAAERYRSLRSRATLADESDLIAAVEELVQDGTESQQG comes from the coding sequence GTGGGCGGCGACCACGGGCCGGCCGAGGGACCCGTCCCCGGGACGGTGCACGCCGAGGATGTCTCGGTCGACCTCGGCGGGCAGCGCGTGCTCGACGACGCCTCGCTCACTGCCGATGAGGGAGAGTTCGTGGGCCTCATCGGCCCGAACGGATCGGGCAAGACCACTCTGCTCCGCACGATGGCCGGGGTCCTCGAGACCGACGCGGGTCAAGTGCGGGTCGGCGGCGCGGACGTCAGCGAGCGGTCCGCGCGGGCGGTCAGCCGCCGTGTCGCCGTCGTCCCCCAGGATACCCATCTGGCCTTCGAGTTCGACGTCCGGTCGGTCGTCGCCATGGGGCGAACGCCGTATCGCTCCCGTGTCGCGTTCGGGCCCCGGCCCGACGAAGCCCGGATCGACCACGCGCTCGAACGGGCCCGCGTCGACCACCTCGCCGATCGGTCGGTCGACGAGGTGAGCGGCGGGGAACGCCAGCGCGTACTCCTCGCGCGGGCCCTGGCCCAGGACACGCCCGTCCTGTTGCTCGACGAACCGACCGCCAGCCTCGACATCAACCATCAGGTCCGCACCCTCGAGATCGTACGCTCGCTCGTCGACGACGGAAAGACCGTCGTCGCGGCCATCCACGATCTCAACCTCGCGGCCCACTACTGTGACTCTCTCGCCTTATTGGGCGACGGCAGCGTGCTCGCGGAGGGATCGCCCACGGAGGTGCTTACCGAATCGACCCTCGAGGCCGCGTTCGGGACGCGTGCGGTCGTCACGAGCCACCCGGTGACCGGCTCCGTCTACGTCATGGCGCTCCCCGACGGGACGACCGACCGGACCCGCGCGCACGTCCACGTGATCGGCGGTGGCGCGACGGGCGCCCGCCTGCTCTACTTGCTCTCGGCGGCCGGGTTCGAGGTCACCACCGGCGCGCTCAACGAGGGGGATTCGGACCTGGAGACCGCCCGCCATCTGGGCATCGAGGCGATCACGCTCCCGCCGGGTGCAACCGTGGACGAGTCGACGGCGGCAGCCGTCCGCGACCGCGTTCGTGAGGCGGCCGTCACCGTCGTCGCGGACGTCGAGATCGGCGTCGGAAACCTCCCGAACCTCGAGGCCGCAAGCGCGGCCGAACACCTGGTCCTCGTGGAAAAGCGGCCCTTCGAGGAGCGGAATTTCGTCGGCCCCGAAGCGGCCGAGCGATACCGGTCGCTCCGGTCGCGAGCGACGCTCGCGGACGAATCCGACCTGATCGCCGCCGTCGAGGAGCTGGTCCAAGATGGGACCGAATCCCAGCAGGGTTGA
- the btuC gene encoding vitamin B12 ABC transporter permease BtuC, with protein sequence MRDAIRGLGWIGGLLVVLVLTIVGSAAVGPVSIPPLSIAKIILGAVAVPSAVNVGWATGEAGLAVPTVGIEYARLTTVAVPETSETIVLGIRLPRIVLGALVGFSLAGAGAVMQGFFRNPMADPSIIGVSSGAAVGAVAAITLPIGLDIHAAAFLTGLATAFAVYLIATEGGRTPVATLLLAGVAVQTFLGAVISYMLVYSGESLQQAVFWLMGHLHTASWAEVRLTLLTVPPLFAALLWYARDLNVLLLGEEDARTLGVEVERTKRMLLGLSSLLTAAAVAVSGVIGFVGLIVPHIMRLLVGPDHRLLLPTSALAGASFLVATDTIARAGAAELPVGIVTAALGAPFFLYLLRRREVHAL encoded by the coding sequence ATGCGTGACGCGATCCGCGGGCTGGGTTGGATCGGCGGCCTCCTCGTCGTCCTGGTCCTGACGATCGTCGGGAGCGCCGCCGTCGGTCCGGTGTCGATCCCGCCCCTCTCGATCGCGAAAATCATCCTCGGGGCCGTCGCCGTCCCGAGCGCCGTGAACGTCGGATGGGCGACGGGAGAGGCGGGCCTCGCGGTGCCGACGGTGGGGATCGAGTATGCCCGGCTCACGACGGTCGCGGTCCCCGAGACCAGCGAGACCATCGTCCTGGGAATTCGTCTGCCCCGTATCGTACTCGGCGCCCTGGTCGGCTTTTCGCTCGCCGGTGCCGGGGCGGTCATGCAGGGGTTCTTCCGGAACCCGATGGCCGATCCTTCGATCATCGGGGTCTCCTCCGGGGCGGCCGTGGGGGCGGTCGCCGCCATCACCCTGCCGATCGGGCTGGACATCCACGCCGCCGCCTTCCTGACCGGACTGGCCACGGCGTTCGCCGTCTACCTCATCGCGACCGAAGGTGGGCGGACCCCAGTTGCCACGCTGTTGCTCGCCGGTGTCGCGGTGCAGACGTTCCTCGGCGCTGTCATTTCCTACATGCTCGTGTACAGCGGCGAAAGTCTCCAGCAGGCGGTATTCTGGTTGATGGGGCACCTCCACACCGCGTCGTGGGCGGAGGTCCGGCTGACGCTGCTCACGGTCCCGCCCCTGTTCGCGGCGTTGCTGTGGTACGCCCGCGACCTCAACGTCCTCTTGCTCGGCGAGGAGGACGCCCGGACGCTCGGCGTCGAGGTCGAGCGCACCAAACGGATGCTCCTCGGCCTGTCGAGTCTGCTCACAGCGGCGGCCGTGGCCGTCTCTGGGGTCATCGGTTTCGTCGGCCTCATCGTCCCGCACATCATGCGGTTGCTCGTGGGCCCGGACCACCGGCTGCTCCTCCCGACGAGTGCACTCGCCGGAGCTTCCTTCCTCGTCGCGACGGACACGATCGCCAGGGCCGGCGCAGCCGAACTCCCCGTCGGCATCGTCACGGCGGCCCTCGGCGCCCCGTTTTTCCTCTACCTCTTGCGACGCCGGGAGGTGCACGCGCTGTGA
- a CDS encoding DUF7560 family zinc ribbon protein codes for MTDHYRFDCPNCELEVVVDTGVRYDFLEHGCPICGALPDPTDFEEVESAEDELPI; via the coding sequence ATGACGGACCACTACCGGTTCGACTGTCCGAACTGCGAACTCGAGGTCGTCGTCGATACCGGGGTCCGTTACGATTTCCTCGAGCACGGCTGTCCGATCTGTGGCGCGTTGCCCGATCCCACCGACTTCGAGGAGGTCGAGTCCGCGGAGGACGAACTACCGATATAG
- a CDS encoding deoxyribonuclease IV has product MFRIGAHVSISGGVQQAVEREREVGGNCGQIFVGSPRGWAVSEVDEDEAAAFVEGSTDRDVGPWIVHGTYLVNLATPKDDLAAKSIDAVQAELEAAAALDIPYYVFHPGSHTGAGEETGIENVGERLSQLEIPDGVTLLLENTAGKGTTVGTNFADLDRMVAVSEHDYDDLGVCLDTCHLYAAGYDFTTETGMDDMIAELEETVGVENVQYLHLNDSKHPLGSEKDEHEHLGEGEIGAAGLRRFINHEALRDNPMVVETPEDGEKGYAWNVERARELREDD; this is encoded by the coding sequence ATGTTTCGGATCGGCGCTCACGTCTCGATCAGTGGGGGCGTACAGCAGGCGGTCGAACGGGAACGTGAGGTGGGCGGCAACTGCGGGCAGATCTTCGTCGGATCGCCGCGCGGCTGGGCGGTCAGCGAGGTCGACGAGGACGAGGCGGCGGCGTTCGTCGAGGGCTCGACCGACCGGGACGTCGGCCCGTGGATCGTCCACGGCACCTATCTGGTGAACCTGGCGACCCCGAAAGACGACCTCGCGGCGAAGTCGATCGACGCCGTCCAGGCGGAACTCGAGGCCGCCGCGGCACTCGATATCCCCTACTACGTCTTTCACCCCGGCTCCCACACCGGCGCTGGCGAGGAGACCGGCATCGAGAACGTGGGCGAACGCCTCTCGCAACTCGAGATCCCCGACGGCGTCACGCTCCTCCTCGAGAACACCGCGGGCAAGGGCACGACGGTCGGCACGAACTTCGCGGACCTGGATCGAATGGTGGCGGTCTCGGAGCACGACTACGACGACCTTGGGGTCTGTCTCGACACCTGTCACCTCTACGCGGCGGGGTACGACTTCACCACGGAGACGGGGATGGACGACATGATCGCGGAACTCGAGGAGACGGTCGGCGTCGAGAACGTCCAGTATCTCCACCTCAACGACTCGAAACACCCCCTTGGCTCGGAGAAAGACGAACACGAGCATCTCGGGGAGGGAGAGATTGGCGCGGCGGGCTTGCGCCGGTTCATCAACCACGAGGCGCTCCGGGACAACCCGATGGTCGTGGAGACGCCCGAGGACGGGGAGAAGGGCTACGCCTGGAACGTCGAGCGGGCACGCGAGTTGCGCGAGGACGACTGA
- a CDS encoding nicotinate phosphoribosyltransferase, with translation MSTTPMAFGHITPETLGLFTDLYEIRMMEGYLAADHTAEATFSLFFRKLPPHRGYVVAAGLEQVIAALEDLSFGERALSYLAAQDVGEELLSFLEDFSFSGEVRAIPEGTVVFPNEPMVEVTAPIAEAQLLETLLINQIAFPSLIATKAARMRDVIDRKGNDQTLVDFGSRRAHGTDAGIKAGRAAYVGGFDGTSNLAAGEAFDVPVYGTMAHSWVQSFPTERAAFEAFVDVFGDDSVLLIDTYDTVNGAETAVEVAEEAGVDLAGVRLDSGDLAALSQEVAPIVGDADVFISSGMDEYAIADFFEDGGVGDGFGPGTALVTSTDAPKLEGVYKLVAVEEDGEFVPSMKLSTGKVSYPGQKSVRRIEGADGFESDVLAARGESGPGEELLVTVYEGGELVYTPPDLDAIRERRAEQVGALPSGVRKIRDPAEYPVEVSDDLEATTDSLQSDLEDRYLD, from the coding sequence ATGTCGACTACCCCCATGGCCTTTGGTCACATCACCCCCGAGACGCTGGGGCTGTTCACGGACCTCTACGAGATACGGATGATGGAGGGGTATCTCGCCGCGGACCACACGGCCGAGGCGACGTTCAGCCTCTTTTTTCGAAAGCTGCCCCCGCACCGCGGCTACGTCGTCGCCGCCGGCCTCGAACAGGTGATCGCAGCCCTCGAGGACCTCTCGTTTGGCGAGCGGGCACTGTCGTACCTCGCGGCACAGGACGTCGGCGAGGAGCTGCTGTCCTTCCTCGAAGACTTCTCGTTCAGCGGTGAGGTTCGGGCGATCCCCGAGGGAACGGTCGTCTTCCCGAACGAGCCGATGGTGGAGGTGACCGCGCCGATCGCGGAGGCCCAGCTCCTCGAGACGCTCCTCATCAACCAGATCGCGTTTCCGAGCCTCATCGCGACGAAGGCCGCGCGGATGCGCGACGTGATCGACCGCAAAGGAAACGACCAGACGCTGGTGGACTTCGGCTCGCGACGGGCACACGGGACGGACGCGGGCATCAAAGCGGGGCGAGCGGCATACGTCGGCGGGTTCGACGGCACGTCGAACCTCGCCGCGGGGGAGGCCTTCGACGTCCCCGTGTATGGAACGATGGCGCACTCGTGGGTGCAGAGTTTCCCCACCGAGCGGGCCGCCTTCGAGGCGTTCGTCGACGTCTTCGGCGACGATTCCGTGTTGCTGATCGACACCTACGACACGGTGAACGGGGCGGAAACCGCAGTCGAGGTCGCGGAGGAGGCGGGGGTGGACCTCGCCGGCGTCCGTCTGGACTCCGGCGACCTGGCGGCCCTCTCTCAAGAGGTCGCCCCCATCGTCGGCGACGCGGACGTCTTCATCTCCTCGGGCATGGACGAGTACGCGATCGCGGACTTCTTCGAGGACGGCGGCGTCGGCGATGGGTTCGGTCCCGGGACCGCGCTCGTGACGAGCACCGACGCTCCGAAACTCGAGGGCGTCTACAAGCTCGTCGCTGTCGAAGAAGACGGCGAGTTCGTCCCGTCGATGAAGCTCTCGACCGGCAAAGTGAGCTATCCTGGGCAGAAGAGCGTCCGCCGGATCGAGGGTGCGGACGGGTTCGAATCGGACGTCCTCGCGGCCCGCGGCGAATCGGGTCCCGGCGAGGAACTCCTCGTTACCGTTTACGAGGGCGGCGAGCTCGTCTACACGCCGCCGGACCTGGACGCGATCCGGGAGCGACGAGCGGAGCAGGTCGGGGCGCTCCCATCGGGCGTCCGGAAGATTCGCGATCCGGCGGAGTACCCCGTCGAGGTGAGCGACGACCTCGAAGCCACCACGGACTCGCTGCAGTCGGACCTCGAGGACCGGTATCTGGATTGA
- a CDS encoding ECF transporter S component yields MSTTDGPMLNARVVAMSAVVAAAVTVSTMVSIPVGIGYLNFGEVVIYTAAFLFGGVVGGLGGGVGAAAADVILGYGMFAPVTFVAKGIEGFIVGRLAGDSIRSKAIAVAAGAPFMIAAYVLTVAYLEGIPLAIPELAIDILQAVVGFAVALPLSRSLQSRLPELQ; encoded by the coding sequence ATGTCCACCACCGACGGACCGATGCTGAACGCGAGGGTCGTCGCGATGAGTGCCGTGGTCGCGGCCGCGGTCACCGTCTCCACGATGGTTTCGATCCCGGTCGGTATCGGCTACCTCAACTTCGGCGAAGTCGTGATCTACACGGCCGCGTTTCTCTTCGGCGGAGTCGTCGGTGGCCTCGGGGGCGGCGTCGGCGCGGCGGCCGCGGACGTCATCCTCGGCTACGGGATGTTCGCACCCGTTACCTTCGTCGCAAAGGGGATCGAGGGCTTCATCGTGGGCCGACTGGCCGGCGACTCCATCCGAAGCAAGGCCATCGCGGTCGCGGCCGGCGCCCCCTTCATGATCGCGGCGTACGTCCTCACTGTCGCCTATCTCGAGGGGATTCCGCTCGCCATCCCGGAGCTGGCCATCGACATCCTCCAGGCAGTGGTCGGCTTCGCCGTCGCCCTGCCGCTGTCCCGGTCGCTCCAGTCACGACTCCCCGAACTGCAATGA
- a CDS encoding energy-coupling factor ABC transporter ATP-binding protein has protein sequence MTVLAATDLTVRTTDGVVLLDEVSLSIERGETVLVAGQSGSAKTMLTKAIGGLLASRSNLETSGSVTRPEDVGYLFQNPTTQLVRRTVRHDVAFALENQGVPRAAMERRIEQWADRLDAERFLDRNVDELSRGETAIVALLGSLVTEPDLVVLDEPLAPLDYPNRRLVLDAIETLQGLGSTLLITEHDVRDLLASTDRIVVLDDGRVADRGTPAETIDRLRRIGVNLPFATEVALERGLPTSSVPLTTVPEDNP, from the coding sequence ATGACGGTGCTGGCAGCCACGGATCTCACCGTCCGCACCACCGATGGCGTGGTCCTGCTCGACGAGGTCTCGCTGTCGATCGAGCGGGGCGAGACGGTTCTCGTGGCCGGCCAGTCCGGGAGTGCGAAGACGATGCTGACGAAGGCGATCGGTGGCCTGCTGGCCAGCCGCTCGAACCTGGAGACGTCGGGATCGGTGACTCGGCCCGAGGACGTGGGGTACCTGTTCCAGAATCCGACCACGCAGCTCGTCCGCCGGACCGTCCGACACGACGTCGCCTTCGCGCTGGAGAACCAGGGCGTTCCTCGCGCGGCGATGGAGCGTCGTATCGAGCAGTGGGCCGACCGTCTCGACGCCGAGCGGTTCCTCGACCGGAACGTTGACGAGCTGTCGCGCGGCGAGACCGCGATCGTCGCTCTGCTCGGTTCGCTCGTCACGGAACCGGATCTCGTCGTCCTCGACGAACCCCTGGCACCCCTCGATTACCCCAACAGACGCCTGGTCCTCGACGCCATCGAGACCCTGCAGGGACTCGGTAGCACACTCCTCATCACCGAACACGACGTGCGGGATCTGCTGGCGTCGACCGACCGGATCGTGGTCCTCGACGACGGTCGGGTGGCGGACCGCGGGACGCCAGCGGAGACCATCGACCGGCTTCGACGGATCGGCGTCAATCTCCCGTTCGCCACCGAGGTCGCTCTCGAACGGGGTCTGCCGACCTCGTCCGTTCCACTGACCACCGTGCCGGAGGATAATCCGTGA
- a CDS encoding energy-coupling factor ABC transporter ATP-binding protein, which translates to MIDVRDLTFGYGETPVLTDVDLHVDADETFALMGPNGAGKTTLLKCIAELYEPDDGRVEIAAETVGFAPERPDDALFAASVEEEVAFFARNRDLDVGTRVAAAMEEMNVAHLSDRVPQTLSAGEKRRVSLAAVLSGDPAVVALDEPTSGLDARHVAALGATVQSLDRTVVLATHDADFALRYADRVALLDRGTVLRTGPVDALLADHDVDYASIGIRPPGAIRFARRHGWDDPPLTVTEAAARRDAEESGE; encoded by the coding sequence GTGATCGACGTTCGGGACCTGACGTTTGGCTACGGGGAGACTCCCGTCCTGACGGACGTCGACTTGCACGTCGACGCCGACGAAACCTTCGCGTTGATGGGGCCGAACGGCGCCGGCAAGACGACCCTCCTCAAATGTATCGCCGAACTGTACGAGCCGGACGACGGGCGCGTGGAGATCGCCGCCGAGACGGTCGGCTTCGCGCCCGAACGCCCGGACGACGCCCTCTTCGCCGCATCGGTCGAGGAAGAGGTCGCCTTCTTCGCACGCAACCGTGACCTCGACGTCGGGACGCGTGTCGCGGCGGCCATGGAGGAGATGAACGTCGCCCATCTCAGCGATCGCGTGCCACAGACGCTGTCCGCCGGCGAGAAGCGTCGGGTCTCCCTGGCCGCCGTTCTCTCCGGAGACCCGGCCGTCGTCGCCCTCGACGAACCGACGAGCGGTCTCGACGCACGTCACGTCGCGGCGCTCGGTGCGACCGTCCAATCGCTCGACAGGACCGTCGTGCTGGCGACCCACGACGCGGATTTCGCGCTCAGATACGCCGACCGCGTGGCTCTCCTCGATCGGGGGACGGTTCTGCGAACCGGGCCGGTCGACGCCCTCCTTGCAGATCACGACGTCGACTACGCATCGATCGGCATCCGACCACCGGGCGCGATCAGGTTCGCGAGACGGCATGGCTGGGACGACCCCCCGCTGACGGTCACCGAAGCGGCGGCACGACGCGACGCCGAGGAATCGGGGGAGTGA
- a CDS encoding energy-coupling factor transporter transmembrane component T has product MFAHEALDPRSKLAVTTAVIAVAVVAEAWMPLVALLVFVLGFVVIGRGFGPLAWLRSMGPILYLVPVLLVLNTLFYASGDPIWASSVAGVTVGVTTGGIVTSAHIALRLVVVAGVAAWFAATTDAEAFEAALVRLGVPWSLAFLLSLSIRLVPTMRHRFAVIEEAQRSRGLSLEGGPIATARARIPMFVPFISVIVRYGYDLSDALTARGFDRIDRRTAFVDVRHSRVDYVVYLLALLVFVLGLFATTSH; this is encoded by the coding sequence ATGTTTGCTCACGAAGCGCTGGACCCGCGGTCAAAACTCGCGGTGACGACGGCGGTTATCGCCGTCGCCGTGGTGGCGGAGGCCTGGATGCCCCTCGTGGCGTTGCTGGTGTTCGTGCTGGGGTTCGTCGTCATCGGTCGGGGCTTCGGCCCGCTGGCCTGGCTCCGGTCGATGGGGCCGATCCTCTATCTGGTGCCGGTGTTGCTCGTGTTGAACACGCTCTTTTACGCGAGTGGTGACCCCATCTGGGCGAGCTCCGTGGCCGGGGTCACCGTCGGGGTCACCACGGGGGGCATCGTGACGTCCGCCCACATCGCGTTGCGACTGGTTGTCGTCGCCGGCGTTGCCGCCTGGTTCGCCGCGACGACCGACGCCGAGGCGTTCGAGGCGGCGCTCGTCAGGCTCGGCGTTCCCTGGTCGTTGGCCTTCCTGCTCTCGCTTTCGATCCGGCTGGTTCCGACGATGCGCCATCGCTTTGCGGTCATCGAGGAGGCCCAGCGGTCCCGGGGCCTCTCCCTGGAGGGCGGTCCCATCGCGACCGCGCGTGCCCGGATCCCGATGTTCGTGCCGTTCATTTCGGTGATCGTTCGGTACGGGTACGACCTCTCGGACGCCCTGACGGCGCGGGGATTCGATCGAATCGACCGCCGGACGGCCTTCGTCGACGTGCGGCACTCGCGAGTGGATTACGTCGTCTACCTGCTCGCCCTCCTCGTTTTCGTCCTTGGGCTGTTCGCCACGACCAGCCATTGA
- a CDS encoding GtrA family protein, whose protein sequence is MIRTYLRNLVRGPVAPQLRKFVVVGTVAAAIQMALLWAFVEVGGLNYIVAAAVAIEITIVLQYVINNRWTFASMRNVSRRAFLSGLAKTNVVRGSAIPIQLGILYALVSWGSIPYLLANAVAILLTGLYRYAFDRMWTWGRT, encoded by the coding sequence GTGATACGAACCTATCTCAGAAATCTGGTCCGGGGCCCCGTCGCCCCGCAATTGCGGAAGTTCGTCGTGGTCGGGACGGTCGCGGCCGCCATTCAGATGGCGTTGCTCTGGGCGTTCGTCGAGGTCGGCGGCCTCAACTACATCGTCGCGGCGGCCGTCGCCATCGAGATCACCATCGTGTTGCAGTACGTGATCAACAACCGCTGGACGTTCGCGTCGATGCGGAACGTCAGTCGACGGGCCTTTCTCTCGGGATTGGCCAAAACGAACGTCGTTCGGGGATCCGCCATCCCCATTCAGCTCGGCATCCTCTATGCGCTCGTCTCCTGGGGATCGATACCGTATCTCCTCGCGAACGCGGTGGCGATACTGCTCACCGGCCTCTATCGCTACGCGTTCGATCGGATGTGGACCTGGGGGCGCACGTGA
- a CDS encoding ferredoxin: MAHVEVDQDTCISDQVCAATAPEIFEMRDDGKAHVIEGKEEVEGEELEMAREAEAACPVDCITVEE; encoded by the coding sequence ATGGCTCACGTCGAAGTCGATCAGGACACCTGTATCTCCGACCAAGTATGCGCGGCGACCGCTCCCGAAATCTTCGAAATGCGCGACGACGGCAAGGCTCACGTCATCGAAGGAAAAGAAGAAGTCGAGGGCGAGGAGCTGGAGATGGCTCGCGAGGCTGAGGCCGCCTGCCCCGTCGACTGCATCACGGTCGAGGAGTAA
- a CDS encoding universal stress protein, producing the protein MNFLVAVDGSNESLAALERAIEMADPVGASVTVVHAVNPDVYELGGMEPITTLADADERLLVESLESAEERGEDILSEAASVAEEQGFDVDVELLYGQPAQQIVEYADEHGVDAVYLGHRGMSDRLEGLLGSVAKSVLGQAEVPVTVVP; encoded by the coding sequence ATGAACTTCCTCGTCGCGGTGGATGGATCCAACGAATCGCTCGCGGCCCTCGAGCGGGCCATCGAGATGGCGGACCCCGTCGGCGCGTCTGTCACCGTCGTTCACGCGGTCAATCCGGACGTGTACGAACTCGGCGGTATGGAGCCCATCACCACTCTCGCGGACGCGGACGAACGGTTGCTCGTCGAGAGTCTGGAGTCGGCCGAAGAGCGCGGAGAGGACATCCTCTCCGAGGCAGCGTCGGTCGCCGAGGAGCAGGGGTTCGACGTGGACGTCGAACTTCTCTACGGCCAGCCTGCCCAGCAGATCGTCGAGTACGCCGACGAACACGGTGTGGACGCCGTCTACCTCGGCCACCGGGGGATGTCCGACAGGCTGGAGGGATTGCTGGGGAGCGTCGCCAAAAGTGTCCTCGGGCAGGCGGAGGTCCCGGTCACGGTCGTTCCGTGA
- a CDS encoding DUF5518 domain-containing protein: protein MTNWRAVLIGFGVEVGLGLVAILLPGIGHAAAGLIGGFVAGYIAGGSLGSGAWHGLLAGALGGIVIAVFLAATVTLVGSIGAGPLGPVLGGATLLIALGVALLLALDSALGGLVGAALASD, encoded by the coding sequence ATGACAAACTGGCGTGCAGTCCTCATCGGATTCGGCGTCGAGGTCGGTCTCGGACTCGTAGCCATCCTTCTCCCCGGCATCGGTCACGCGGCAGCGGGACTGATCGGTGGCTTCGTGGCTGGATACATTGCCGGTGGATCGCTGGGGTCGGGGGCCTGGCACGGCCTGCTGGCCGGCGCGCTCGGCGGCATCGTGATCGCCGTGTTCCTGGCCGCAACCGTCACCCTCGTCGGTAGCATCGGGGCCGGACCGTTGGGGCCCGTTCTCGGCGGCGCGACGCTCCTGATCGCCCTGGGCGTGGCCCTCCTTCTGGCCCTCGACAGCGCGCTCGGCGGTCTCGTCGGCGCGGCGCTCGCCTCGGACTGA
- a CDS encoding AI-2E family transporter has translation MDGRPDPPGWLVRQPGLTALALLWGLLALFVFLPYLQFVLFGVILAYIFFPVQQRAERYARPTVAAIVVVVAVLLVILIPLIYLLTIAVQQSLRVASAIRSGQLDAAMIEELIETAGLSVDLVYVYESNQVRIASAVQEITSGAIDLVGSLPALFIGLSITLFVLFALLRDGEEFVGWVQWVLPIDEEILDELREGLDRLMWVSIVGNVAVAAIQAMLLVVGLAIAGLPALIFLTVATFVLTLLPFVGAFGVWVPATVYLLAVQRPIAGAAMAVYGLFVTLSDTYLRPALIGRSGALNNAIIVIGIFGGVVVFGAVGLFIGPVVLGGAKLVSDCFGREHNGESTT, from the coding sequence ATGGACGGCCGACCCGACCCGCCAGGGTGGCTTGTCAGGCAACCCGGACTGACCGCACTCGCGCTGCTGTGGGGTCTCCTCGCGCTATTCGTTTTTCTGCCGTATCTTCAGTTCGTCCTGTTCGGCGTGATTCTCGCATATATATTTTTTCCCGTCCAGCAACGGGCCGAGCGGTACGCCAGGCCCACGGTCGCGGCGATCGTCGTTGTCGTGGCTGTGTTACTCGTCATACTGATTCCACTCATCTACCTCCTCACGATTGCCGTCCAACAGTCACTCAGGGTTGCGAGCGCCATCAGGAGCGGACAACTCGATGCCGCAATGATCGAAGAATTAATTGAAACTGCTGGGCTCTCTGTCGATCTCGTTTATGTGTACGAATCGAACCAGGTGCGGATCGCCTCCGCCGTTCAGGAGATCACGTCAGGAGCGATCGATCTCGTCGGAAGTTTGCCAGCGCTGTTCATCGGACTGAGCATCACGCTGTTCGTTCTCTTTGCCCTGTTGCGCGACGGAGAAGAGTTTGTCGGGTGGGTCCAGTGGGTGCTGCCGATTGACGAGGAGATTCTGGACGAACTCCGCGAGGGACTCGATCGACTCATGTGGGTCTCAATCGTCGGAAACGTCGCTGTCGCGGCTATTCAGGCGATGTTGCTCGTCGTCGGATTGGCGATTGCCGGTCTCCCCGCCCTGATTTTTCTCACCGTCGCCACGTTCGTGCTGACACTGCTTCCGTTCGTCGGCGCGTTCGGAGTCTGGGTTCCGGCGACAGTCTATCTCCTTGCAGTCCAGCGGCCGATCGCAGGGGCTGCGATGGCCGTGTACGGCCTGTTCGTCACCCTTTCAGATACGTACCTCCGGCCAGCGCTAATCGGTCGAAGCGGCGCACTCAACAACGCCATCATCGTCATCGGCATCTTCGGCGGGGTCGTGGTGTTCGGTGCCGTCGGCCTGTTCATTGGCCCTGTCGTTCTCGGCGGCGCGAAACTCGTGTCCGATTGCTTTGGGCGGGAACACAACGGAGAGTCGACTACCTGA